The proteins below are encoded in one region of Clostridium estertheticum:
- a CDS encoding LacI family DNA-binding transcriptional regulator, which translates to MSVTIKDVAKLANVSPSTVSRVLADNPRISDETKQRVYKTMKEIDYHPNAIARSLVSKTTKTIGLILPNTDEDLFVNPFFIQIMRGISHYAQKKGYYIMYTYSNNEDQEVEHITSLINSRRVDGIILSVARKDDKCIAYLKEADYPFVVIGKPENAEGVLWVDNDNFHAMYSVVNYLIQKGERKIAFIGGSPTLNVTINRLEGYTRAMENIGEKLDENMVQVAEFTENSGYDAMKRILSKGRPTAVVTTDDLIAFGASKAISEVEGQHISIIGFNNTPIAAFRNPTLSSVDINSEKLGYYAVKLLINKLENEKQDINNYIIDTKLVERDSTKKL; encoded by the coding sequence ATGTCAGTAACTATAAAAGATGTAGCAAAGCTCGCAAATGTATCACCATCAACAGTTTCAAGAGTACTTGCAGATAATCCTAGAATTAGCGATGAAACAAAACAAAGAGTATATAAAACAATGAAGGAAATAGATTACCATCCTAACGCAATAGCTAGGAGCCTAGTTAGTAAAACAACAAAGACTATAGGACTTATATTACCTAACACTGATGAAGATTTATTTGTTAATCCTTTTTTTATTCAGATTATGAGAGGCATAAGTCATTATGCTCAGAAAAAAGGATATTATATCATGTATACATACAGTAATAACGAAGACCAAGAAGTAGAACACATAACAAGTTTGATAAATAGTAGAAGGGTTGATGGAATTATTTTGTCTGTAGCTCGAAAGGATGATAAATGCATTGCTTATCTAAAAGAAGCAGATTATCCTTTTGTAGTAATAGGTAAACCAGAAAACGCCGAGGGGGTTTTATGGGTTGATAATGATAATTTTCATGCTATGTACAGTGTTGTCAATTATCTTATACAAAAGGGTGAGAGAAAGATTGCATTTATAGGAGGTTCACCTACACTTAATGTAACTATAAATAGGTTAGAAGGTTACACAAGAGCTATGGAGAATATCGGGGAAAAGCTTGATGAAAATATGGTCCAAGTAGCTGAGTTTACAGAAAACAGTGGGTATGATGCTATGAAAAGAATCTTAAGTAAAGGGAGACCTACAGCTGTTGTTACCACTGATGATTTAATAGCTTTTGGTGCATCAAAAGCCATAAGTGAAGTGGAGGGCCAGCATATTTCAATTATTGGTTTTAATAATACACCAATTGCAGCCTTTCGAAACCCAACATTATCTTCAGTTGATATCAATTCTGAAAAATTAGGCTATTATGCAGTTAAGCTATTAATAAACAAATTAGAGAATGAGAAACAAGATATCAATAATTATATTATTGATACAAAATTAGTAGAAAGAGATTCAACAAAAAAACTCTAG
- the pgmB gene encoding beta-phosphoglucomutase yields the protein MRSIKAMIFDLDGVLVDTAKYHYLAWKRLAEELNIEFSIEDNERLKGVSRMKSLEIILEIGSITLDNDAKIKLADKKNIWYVEYISKLTPADIFPGVIAFLKSIKINRLKIALGSASKNSMLILNNLKLTDYFDVIIDGTKVSSAKPNPEVFLKGALALEVLPCQCIVFEDAQAGIDAAINAGMYCIGIGSKNILKKANLVLSGFSNMTFDKLELLSD from the coding sequence ATGCGAAGCATTAAAGCAATGATATTTGATTTAGATGGCGTATTAGTTGATACTGCTAAATATCATTATTTAGCATGGAAGAGACTAGCAGAAGAATTAAACATTGAATTTTCTATAGAAGACAACGAAAGACTAAAAGGCGTAAGTAGAATGAAGTCACTAGAAATCATACTGGAGATAGGTAGTATTACATTAGATAATGATGCAAAAATTAAACTAGCAGATAAAAAGAATATCTGGTATGTGGAATATATCTCTAAACTAACCCCCGCTGATATTTTCCCTGGTGTTATAGCCTTTTTAAAAAGCATTAAAATAAATAGACTAAAAATTGCCTTAGGTTCTGCAAGCAAGAACTCTATGCTTATCCTTAACAACTTAAAATTAACGGATTATTTTGATGTTATTATTGATGGCACAAAAGTTTCTAGTGCAAAACCAAATCCCGAAGTCTTCTTAAAAGGTGCACTAGCACTAGAAGTATTACCTTGTCAATGTATAGTCTTTGAAGATGCCCAGGCTGGCATCGATGCTGCTATCAATGCTGGAATGTACTGCATTGGTATTGGTTCTAAAAATATACTAAAAAAAGCTAATTTAGTCCTTTCGGGATTTTCTAATATGACTTTTGATAAATTGGAACTATTAAGTGATTAA
- a CDS encoding family 65 glycosyl hydrolase domain-containing protein — MKHYYELDEWNIIEKGFDSDNNEISESIFSLGNGFMGQRANFEEDYSGNSLKGNYIAGVYYPDKTRVGWWKNGYPEYFAKVLNSTNWIGINIKINDLTLDLAKCSVHEFKRVLNMKEGYLKRSFVATLKNGNEIEINAKRFISMTRSEIGVIKYSIRLLNFSGKLEVSPYLDGNVVNCDSNYDETFWDETSKGVKPYEAYVMLKTKKLDFHICTSMTFELTKNGEIIKPIITLNESEKYVSNTVSVDCYKNDELIIYKYVANTSSRYYETTDLIKITRELVSIAKKDGFEMLLEEQSNAWSEKWRESDIVIKGDVSAQQGIRFNIFQLNQTYTGEDYRLNIGPKGFTGEKYGGGTYWDTEAYCIPFYLSTAKEKVSKNLLLYRYNQLGKAIENAEKLGFKNGAALYPMVTMNGEECHNEWEITFEEIHRNGAIAYAIYNYVNYTGDKSYLCEFGLEVLIAISRFWAQRATFSSKKNKYVILGVTGPNEYENNVNNNWYTNKIACWTLQYTRRVINYLSEHESKILDELKSKVNFKDDEITNWKNIIKNMYYPSDEKLGIFLQQDGYMDKEQILVKDLDKKNIPINQNWSWDRILRSCFIKQADVLQGIYLFEQEYDIATIKRNFDFYEPRTVHESSLSPCIHTILAAKIGNYEKAYDMYLRASRLDLDNYNNDTKDGCHTTSMAGTWMAVVHGFGGLRVINNKLILNPFIPDHWSSCSFKIMFRGALLNIKFTKETLQIQNENEIPVNLSVYENDYYLTGSDLLEVKLP, encoded by the coding sequence ATGAAACATTATTATGAACTTGACGAATGGAACATTATTGAAAAAGGATTTGATTCTGATAATAACGAAATATCTGAGAGTATTTTCAGCTTAGGTAATGGGTTTATGGGACAACGAGCAAATTTTGAAGAAGACTATAGCGGTAATTCTCTTAAGGGTAACTATATAGCTGGAGTTTATTATCCTGATAAAACAAGAGTTGGTTGGTGGAAAAATGGATACCCAGAATATTTTGCCAAGGTTTTAAACTCAACAAATTGGATTGGAATAAACATTAAAATTAATGATCTTACTTTAGATCTTGCTAAATGTAGTGTTCATGAATTTAAAAGAGTTTTGAATATGAAAGAAGGATATCTAAAAAGAAGTTTTGTGGCTACGCTAAAAAATGGAAATGAGATTGAAATAAATGCTAAAAGATTTATAAGCATGACCAGAAGTGAGATAGGTGTTATAAAGTATTCTATTAGGTTATTAAATTTCAGCGGCAAATTAGAAGTTTCACCTTACCTTGATGGAAACGTTGTGAACTGCGATTCAAACTATGATGAAACGTTTTGGGATGAGACTTCAAAAGGTGTTAAACCATATGAAGCATATGTGATGTTAAAAACTAAGAAATTAGATTTCCACATATGTACAAGCATGACTTTCGAGTTAACTAAAAATGGTGAAATAATTAAACCGATTATAACGCTTAATGAAAGCGAAAAATATGTTTCAAATACTGTCTCAGTCGATTGTTATAAAAACGATGAACTTATAATTTATAAATATGTTGCAAATACCTCATCAAGATATTATGAAACAACAGATTTAATTAAAATAACTAGAGAACTTGTTAGCATTGCTAAAAAAGATGGATTTGAGATGCTTCTAGAGGAACAATCTAATGCTTGGAGTGAAAAGTGGAGAGAAAGTGATATAGTTATAAAAGGTGATGTATCTGCTCAGCAAGGCATCCGATTTAATATATTTCAATTAAATCAAACCTATACTGGAGAAGATTACAGACTAAACATAGGTCCAAAAGGTTTCACAGGTGAAAAATATGGTGGTGGAACCTACTGGGATACTGAAGCTTACTGCATTCCTTTCTATTTAAGTACAGCAAAGGAAAAAGTGTCAAAGAATCTTTTATTATATAGATATAACCAATTAGGCAAAGCCATAGAAAATGCAGAAAAATTAGGTTTTAAAAATGGAGCAGCATTATATCCAATGGTTACAATGAATGGAGAAGAATGCCATAATGAGTGGGAAATAACCTTTGAAGAAATTCATAGAAATGGAGCCATAGCTTATGCTATATATAATTATGTAAACTACACTGGTGACAAGTCTTACCTTTGTGAATTTGGTCTTGAGGTGCTTATAGCTATATCAAGATTCTGGGCTCAAAGGGCAACTTTTTCAAGCAAAAAAAATAAATATGTAATTTTAGGTGTTACTGGACCTAATGAATATGAAAATAATGTAAATAATAATTGGTATACTAATAAAATTGCATGTTGGACTCTACAGTATACCCGAAGAGTTATAAATTATCTAAGTGAACACGAAAGTAAAATATTAGATGAACTAAAATCAAAGGTTAATTTTAAGGATGATGAGATAACTAATTGGAAAAATATAATTAAGAACATGTACTATCCTAGTGATGAAAAACTTGGAATTTTCCTTCAACAAGATGGTTACATGGATAAAGAGCAAATATTAGTTAAAGATCTAGATAAAAAAAATATTCCAATAAACCAAAACTGGTCATGGGATAGAATACTTCGGTCATGCTTTATAAAACAAGCTGATGTACTTCAAGGTATTTATTTATTTGAGCAGGAATATGACATAGCCACAATTAAAAGAAATTTCGATTTCTATGAACCAAGAACTGTACATGAGTCGTCCTTGTCCCCATGTATTCATACAATACTCGCTGCTAAAATTGGGAATTATGAGAAAGCTTATGATATGTATTTAAGAGCCTCTAGACTTGATCTTGACAATTATAATAATGACACAAAAGACGGCTGTCATACAACTAGCATGGCTGGAACTTGGATGGCAGTTGTACATGGTTTTGGCGGGCTTCGAGTTATTAACAATAAGTTAATTCTAAACCCATTTATTCCAGATCATTGGTCCTCATGTTCCTTCAAAATAATGTTTAGAGGTGCACTTTTAAATATTAAATTTACTAAAGAAACCCTTCAAATACAAAATGAGAATGAAATACCCGTAAACTTATCAGTCTATGAAAATGATTATTATTTAACTGGAAGTGACTTATTAGAAGTTAAACTACCATAG
- a CDS encoding EAL domain-containing protein produces MVILTTLYFLCGITYVILGIITFLNDSKNKLNKLFSVMAINLALWSFMFFLMNCSRSAKAASDFYLYSTLFWVIFYCLFLHFIIILTNKGAFLKKKFAHIILYLPAIISVYLYVLHTETSQNFVETKLGWAYISSKNKGFIWSNFFNIYWFSYMILVIFLLFKWWRNSEIVRERKQAKLILVTTFITVVAGGITDSLIPMIRRPFMPCIGIILIIIPVIGVWYSIKKYKLMDLNPENFALDVMKIMSEGLIIANHKGIIKDINKGAIELLGYDKSMIINKPINYLFPDTIELSELTDCSSFEIEVLQSNNNKVPILLSSSVLKDEWGDSLGIVCIFQDISEIKLVQQKLKKSYAELEIKVGERTRELSSSNEDLECEIGSRIHMEFKIKELAYYDFLTGLPNRALFIDRLNQGIFNADLSKSFLGVLFLDLDSFKRINDTMGHAKGDELLKMVSKRLINTMLESDTVCRVGGDEFLILIQNIKNNEEIKAVSEKILTDLKKPFIIDNTDLYITTSIGGSIYPIDGSDVETLIKNADIAMYKAKEKGRNKFQLCTEVIKESLVEEMKLTKRLFGAIERNELELFYQPQISLITGEIIGLEALIRWNNKELGMVNPIDFIHIAEKTGLILPIGEWVLKSACRQNKEWKDKGILNVPIAVNISVNQFQNTKIIEDIVLILKETGLDPNDLEIEITENIIMKETEYIIESLKQLKQLGVKIAIDDFGTEYSSLNYIKQLPVDKIKIDISFVRGININNKDEAIIKVIIALAKNLELKVIAEGVETKEQIEFLRKEGCDEIQGYYYYKPMPAKKIEELMKKIYK; encoded by the coding sequence ATGGTTATTTTAACAACTTTATATTTTTTATGTGGAATTACATATGTAATTTTGGGTATTATTACATTTTTAAATGATTCGAAAAATAAGTTAAATAAACTATTTTCTGTAATGGCCATAAATTTGGCTTTATGGTCATTTATGTTCTTCTTGATGAATTGTTCAAGGAGTGCTAAAGCTGCAAGTGATTTTTATTTATATTCTACATTATTTTGGGTGATTTTTTATTGCCTATTTTTACATTTTATAATTATTTTAACTAATAAAGGTGCTTTTTTAAAAAAGAAATTCGCTCATATAATTTTATATTTACCAGCAATAATATCTGTTTATCTTTATGTTTTACATACAGAAACATCACAAAATTTTGTTGAAACAAAATTAGGTTGGGCTTATATATCATCAAAAAATAAGGGGTTTATTTGGTCGAACTTTTTCAATATATATTGGTTTTCTTATATGATTTTAGTTATATTCTTATTATTTAAATGGTGGAGGAATTCAGAAATAGTAAGGGAGAGAAAACAGGCAAAACTTATATTGGTAACAACTTTTATTACAGTTGTTGCAGGTGGAATTACAGATAGTCTAATTCCAATGATTAGAAGGCCATTTATGCCATGCATTGGTATTATACTTATTATAATACCTGTAATTGGAGTATGGTATTCTATTAAAAAATACAAATTAATGGACCTTAACCCTGAAAATTTTGCTCTAGATGTTATGAAAATAATGAGTGAAGGATTAATTATTGCAAATCATAAGGGTATTATAAAAGATATTAATAAAGGGGCGATTGAACTATTAGGTTATGATAAAAGTATGATAATTAATAAACCTATAAATTATTTATTCCCAGATACAATAGAATTATCTGAATTAACGGACTGTAGTAGTTTTGAAATTGAAGTTTTACAAAGTAACAATAATAAAGTGCCAATACTTTTGTCTTCTTCAGTCTTAAAGGATGAGTGGGGAGATTCGCTCGGGATTGTTTGCATTTTTCAGGATATATCTGAAATTAAACTTGTTCAGCAAAAACTGAAGAAATCATATGCTGAACTTGAAATTAAGGTAGGGGAGAGAACTAGGGAGTTAAGTAGTTCTAATGAAGACCTCGAGTGTGAAATAGGTTCACGTATACATATGGAATTTAAAATTAAAGAATTAGCTTATTATGATTTCTTAACGGGGTTACCAAATAGAGCATTATTTATTGATAGATTAAATCAGGGAATTTTTAATGCGGATCTAAGTAAAAGTTTCCTAGGGGTATTATTCCTTGATTTAGATTCCTTTAAAAGGATAAATGACACAATGGGACATGCAAAAGGTGATGAGCTTTTAAAAATGGTTTCAAAGAGGTTAATAAATACAATGTTGGAAAGTGATACAGTTTGTAGGGTTGGAGGAGATGAATTTCTTATTCTGATTCAAAATATAAAAAACAACGAGGAGATTAAAGCTGTATCAGAAAAAATACTTACTGATCTTAAAAAACCTTTTATAATAGATAATACTGATTTATATATAACTACTAGTATTGGTGGGTCCATTTATCCAATAGATGGTAGTGATGTAGAAACATTAATAAAAAATGCTGATATCGCAATGTATAAGGCAAAAGAAAAAGGTAGGAACAAATTTCAACTTTGTACTGAAGTTATCAAAGAGAGCTTAGTTGAAGAGATGAAGTTAACAAAAAGGTTATTTGGGGCAATAGAGAGAAATGAACTAGAATTATTTTATCAACCACAAATTAGTTTAATAACAGGTGAAATAATTGGTCTAGAAGCATTAATAAGGTGGAACAATAAAGAACTTGGAATGGTAAATCCAATAGATTTTATACACATAGCTGAAAAGACAGGTTTGATTTTACCAATAGGTGAATGGGTACTTAAAAGTGCATGTAGGCAAAACAAAGAATGGAAAGATAAGGGTATTTTAAATGTACCTATAGCAGTTAATATTTCAGTGAATCAATTTCAAAACACAAAAATAATTGAAGATATTGTTCTAATTTTAAAGGAAACAGGTCTTGATCCAAATGATTTGGAAATAGAAATAACAGAAAATATAATCATGAAGGAAACAGAGTATATCATTGAATCTTTAAAACAATTAAAACAACTTGGGGTAAAAATTGCAATAGATGATTTTGGCACAGAATACTCTTCTTTAAATTATATTAAACAATTACCAGTTGATAAAATAAAGATAGATATTTCGTTTGTTAGAGGTATAAATATAAACAATAAAGATGAAGCAATTATTAAGGTTATAATTGCATTAGCTAAAAATTTAGAATTAAAGGTAATTGCTGAAGGGGTAGAGACAAAGGAGCAGATAGAATTTTTGAGAAAGGAAGGGTGCGATGAAATTCAAGGTTATTATTATTATAAACCGATGCCTGCAAAGAAAATAGAAGAGCTAATGAAAAAAATTTATAAATGA
- a CDS encoding FMN-dependent NADH-azoreductase codes for MSKLLYITANPKTKENSFSLAVGNEFLEAYKESNPSDEIITLDLYKTEVPFIDEVVFSAWGKLGEGVTFEKLDKEEQNKVSAMGNLLDQFIAADKYVFVTPLWNFTIPPMMKAYLDNICIVNKTFKYTQNGPVGLLTDKKAVHIQARGGVYSVGPAADLELGDRYINTILSFIGITDKKSIIVEGMNEAPDKADEIKKNAINEARKVALKF; via the coding sequence ATGTCAAAATTATTATATATAACTGCAAATCCAAAAACTAAGGAAAATTCGTTTAGTTTAGCTGTAGGAAATGAATTTTTAGAAGCTTATAAAGAATCTAATCCATCTGATGAAATAATAACTTTAGATTTATATAAAACAGAGGTTCCATTTATTGATGAGGTAGTATTCAGTGCTTGGGGAAAACTTGGAGAAGGAGTTACATTTGAAAAGTTAGATAAAGAAGAACAGAATAAAGTATCTGCTATGGGTAATTTATTAGATCAGTTTATAGCTGCTGATAAATATGTATTTGTTACACCACTTTGGAATTTCACAATACCTCCAATGATGAAAGCGTATTTAGATAATATATGTATAGTTAATAAGACATTTAAATATACACAAAATGGACCAGTTGGACTTTTAACTGATAAAAAAGCAGTTCATATTCAGGCTAGAGGTGGAGTTTATTCTGTTGGACCTGCCGCTGATCTTGAATTAGGAGACAGATATATAAATACAATATTAAGTTTTATTGGAATTACAGATAAAAAATCAATTATTGTAGAAGGTATGAATGAGGCTCCAGATAAAGCAGATGAAATAAAGAAAAATGCTATAAATGAAGCAAGGAAAGTAGCACTAAAATTTTAA
- a CDS encoding winged helix-turn-helix transcriptional regulator gives MDKFHLCPRFEAAFQILGKRWTGLIIRSLLSGSKRFSELQEIIPALSSRVLTERFKELEELGIITRSVYPEMPVRIEYGLTEKGKDLEKTMDEIQKWAEKWPDK, from the coding sequence ATGGATAAATTTCATTTATGTCCAAGATTTGAGGCAGCTTTTCAAATTTTAGGAAAACGATGGACTGGATTAATTATACGTTCCTTATTAAGTGGTTCAAAAAGATTTTCAGAGCTACAAGAGATTATTCCAGCTTTAAGTTCTCGTGTACTTACAGAAAGGTTTAAAGAATTAGAAGAACTAGGCATTATTACTCGTAGTGTTTACCCAGAAATGCCTGTACGTATAGAATATGGACTTACCGAGAAAGGCAAAGACTTAGAAAAAACTATGGATGAAATCCAAAAATGGGCAGAGAAATGGCCTGATAAGTAA
- a CDS encoding ferric reductase-like transmembrane domain-containing protein, whose protein sequence is MIFIYSLIFVLILSLFFTSNIKKNYWTYYLISIFIGIITTVYEVLRITSGVKLSGFPLYLEKIFIRGYISIAFFILVMFAGALNTKWKITRKLQSIRAELAIMASIFIIPHALIYFVRFIVLKLPKMFSTGVIPKLYIAYIIVGIIAFVIMIPLFITSFKRIRRKMQSVKWRKLQKRAYIFYFLVYVHILIIMLNEKEIDLLKLSTYTIIFGAYTILKLIKYKTNRQAKLNYL, encoded by the coding sequence ATGATTTTTATCTATTCTTTAATTTTCGTTTTAATTTTATCGTTATTTTTTACATCAAACATCAAAAAAAATTATTGGACTTATTATTTAATATCCATATTTATTGGAATCATTACTACTGTTTATGAAGTTCTTAGAATAACCTCAGGCGTCAAACTTTCTGGCTTTCCTCTCTACCTAGAAAAAATATTTATAAGAGGTTATATTTCCATAGCATTTTTTATTTTAGTAATGTTTGCAGGCGCCCTAAATACCAAATGGAAAATAACAAGAAAACTCCAAAGCATAAGGGCGGAACTCGCAATTATGGCCTCTATCTTTATAATACCTCATGCTCTTATTTATTTTGTTCGTTTTATCGTACTTAAACTTCCAAAAATGTTTAGCACAGGTGTAATACCAAAATTATATATAGCTTATATTATTGTTGGGATTATTGCATTTGTTATAATGATTCCCTTATTTATTACCTCATTTAAAAGGATCAGACGCAAAATGCAAAGCGTGAAGTGGCGAAAATTGCAAAAACGAGCATACATATTTTACTTTCTAGTGTACGTACATATCCTGATTATAATGTTAAATGAAAAAGAAATTGATCTATTAAAATTAAGTACTTATACAATTATATTTGGCGCATACACAATTTTAAAGTTAATTAAATATAAAACTAACAGACAAGCTAAATTAAATTATCTTTAG
- a CDS encoding AI-2E family transporter — translation MKIDKKLLQYCLYAAGTVLLIYMGITIFNDIGVIFSFLSSFIGKIIGLVKPLLMALVIVYLLKPGVKTIENFLKKRKIFKRAAPRRLVGILAIYILAIAGIGALISGIYIMIGGKLSNNITITNMTDYLTKYLNNPALSVSSITKKLQNSNISMLGNLNDKITQIVGYVQTYFTTSIGVMTDSVLSIGGNIASFFIALVLSIYLIQDSEYFMDLWEKTFNLIFGKSKVGNKLKEVLSIIDITFYKYIRGQLLEACIVGVLSAIVLYFVGIDYALIIGIIAGICNMIPYIGPVVGTILAVIIALLSGQPIRAVWAVVGMIVVQEVDNKLLAPKIVGDSVGLHPVFTMLAIIIGGSVWGLIGMMIAVPVAASFKVLISKWYIYHMEKTNN, via the coding sequence ATGAAAATAGATAAGAAATTATTACAATACTGTTTATATGCCGCGGGGACAGTGCTTTTAATTTATATGGGCATAACAATTTTTAATGATATAGGTGTTATATTTTCTTTTTTATCGAGCTTTATAGGGAAAATTATTGGACTTGTAAAACCACTTCTTATGGCATTAGTAATTGTGTACTTGTTGAAGCCAGGGGTGAAAACTATTGAAAATTTCTTAAAAAAGAGAAAGATATTTAAACGAGCTGCTCCTAGAAGATTAGTAGGAATTTTAGCAATTTATATTTTGGCAATAGCTGGTATTGGTGCCCTTATTAGTGGAATATATATTATGATTGGTGGAAAGCTTTCTAATAATATAACTATAACTAATATGACAGACTATCTTACCAAATATTTAAATAACCCAGCATTGTCAGTTAGTTCAATCACTAAGAAATTACAAAACTCAAATATTTCGATGTTAGGAAATCTAAATGATAAAATAACTCAAATTGTAGGGTATGTTCAGACATATTTTACGACAAGTATAGGAGTAATGACAGATTCTGTTTTATCTATAGGTGGCAATATAGCTTCATTTTTTATAGCTTTAGTATTGAGTATATATTTAATACAAGACTCGGAATACTTTATGGATTTATGGGAAAAAACTTTTAATCTCATATTTGGGAAAAGTAAAGTAGGAAATAAATTAAAAGAAGTTTTATCAATTATAGATATTACTTTTTATAAATATATAAGAGGTCAATTATTAGAGGCTTGCATTGTAGGCGTTTTATCAGCTATCGTATTGTATTTCGTTGGAATAGATTATGCTTTAATAATAGGAATTATTGCAGGTATTTGTAATATGATACCATATATAGGGCCTGTTGTTGGAACTATCCTGGCAGTAATTATTGCGTTACTAAGTGGACAACCTATTAGAGCAGTATGGGCAGTTGTTGGCATGATTGTAGTCCAAGAGGTAGATAATAAATTACTTGCACCGAAAATTGTTGGAGACAGTGTGGGACTACATCCGGTATTTACTATGCTTGCAATTATAATAGGTGGAAGTGTATGGGGACTTATAGGTATGATGATAGCGGTACCAGTTGCTGCTTCTTTTAAAGTATTAATTAGCAAATGGTACATCTATCATATGGAGAAAACTAATAACTAA
- a CDS encoding YARHG domain-containing protein: MYCSKCGSEIKDGANFCFKCGNKSTKQNIVNPEKISTIPVANTSKKINASNEMTTSMASIKNQPNTKRFIIIAVVIGVLSIGFISYYISLSKFSSTTTRASDTTSIKNEVIPSNTVNNKTPKAKSKATTSANKTDSTDSYVFSKSSSEDLLDSDVSTLVKGDLSLARNEIFARHGFIFKSEPFKSYFNNKSWYKQNPLFKGTDPELNAKELYNIQLILKYENK, from the coding sequence ATGTATTGTTCTAAATGTGGTTCTGAGATAAAAGATGGCGCCAATTTTTGCTTTAAATGTGGTAATAAAAGCACAAAACAAAATATAGTAAATCCCGAAAAGATTTCAACTATACCAGTAGCAAATACTTCAAAGAAAATTAATGCTTCAAACGAAATGACTACTTCAATGGCAAGCATCAAAAATCAACCTAATACTAAAAGATTTATTATAATTGCTGTTGTAATTGGAGTGTTATCAATAGGATTTATTAGCTATTATATTTCGCTTTCAAAATTTTCATCCACAACTACTAGAGCTTCAGATACAACTTCTATAAAAAACGAAGTTATTCCAAGTAATACTGTTAATAATAAAACCCCTAAAGCAAAATCTAAAGCTACTACATCTGCAAATAAAACTGATTCGACTGATTCCTATGTTTTTTCCAAAAGCAGTAGTGAAGATCTTTTAGACTCTGATGTATCTACATTAGTAAAAGGAGATTTATCTTTAGCTAGAAATGAAATCTTTGCAAGACATGGTTTTATATTTAAAAGTGAACCTTTTAAAAGCTATTTCAATAATAAGTCTTGGTATAAACAAAATCCTCTTTTTAAGGGAACTGATCCAGAATTAAATGCAAAAGAATTATATAATATACAATTAATTTTGAAATATGAAAACAAATAA